A window from Leptothermofonsia sichuanensis E412 encodes these proteins:
- a CDS encoding DUF928 domain-containing protein: MRTVGRQPKLLWSVSISWLLTGLFTVVAVGMTATAQAQFGSPPGQGKPRGTAGGGSRPGQTTCLENPGSGEALVAMAPTQFVGLTSQPSPGIWVQIPRTTAKVLEFSLFTDQQAGVYQANLPISIPGLVQIVLPSEVSLTPNKPYQWTVALVCNPNQRTEDWITEGWIQHQPLNANLQQQLSHATLEQQIRLYTLSGFWYEALNAYLTLQQTQPENPNLASLQADLLRSAGLPAIANPFPRQLLQPQANR; this comes from the coding sequence ATGAGAACCGTTGGCCGGCAACCGAAACTTTTGTGGAGCGTGAGTATCTCCTGGCTACTGACCGGGCTATTTACAGTAGTAGCTGTGGGCATGACGGCAACTGCTCAGGCTCAGTTTGGTTCACCTCCCGGTCAGGGAAAACCGAGAGGGACGGCTGGGGGTGGTTCCCGTCCTGGACAAACGACCTGCTTAGAGAACCCAGGCAGCGGGGAAGCCTTAGTGGCAATGGCTCCCACCCAGTTTGTCGGTCTGACCTCCCAGCCCAGCCCAGGGATCTGGGTTCAGATACCACGGACAACGGCAAAGGTGTTAGAGTTCAGTCTGTTTACAGACCAGCAGGCTGGGGTCTACCAGGCCAATCTGCCCATCAGCATTCCGGGACTCGTGCAAATTGTCCTCCCTTCAGAGGTTTCACTTACCCCCAATAAGCCCTATCAGTGGACAGTGGCTCTGGTGTGTAACCCAAATCAGCGCACAGAAGATTGGATTACAGAAGGGTGGATTCAACACCAACCGCTGAATGCCAACCTTCAGCAGCAATTAAGCCATGCCACCCTGGAACAGCAGATAAGGCTCTATACCCTTTCAGGCTTCTGGTATGAAGCATTGAATGCTTACCTGACATTGCAGCAAACTCAGCCAGAGAACCCGAATCTGGCTTCGCTCCAGGCAGATCTGTTAAGGTCTGCTGGACTACCTGCGATCGCCAATCCCTTTCCCAGGCAATTACTCCAGCCCCAGGCTAATCGCTGA
- the cobU gene encoding bifunctional adenosylcobinamide kinase/adenosylcobinamide-phosphate guanylyltransferase: MSLAMELQPSFRKIILVTGPARSGKSEWAETLALRAGKAVTYVATAHIDPTDLEWQTRIEHHRQRRPPDWQTFDMSTNTSMELAEVLGTAPENHCLLVDSLGTWLANYLEQDEDTWAKTAQHFLESLANTVCDVIFVAEETGWGIVPAYPLGRTFRDRLGYLTRQVGAIASPVYLVTAGHVLNLSALGMPLTNPVSISPSLQPNG, translated from the coding sequence TTGTCCCTGGCCATGGAACTGCAACCGTCTTTCAGAAAGATTATTCTGGTCACGGGGCCTGCCCGCTCTGGCAAGAGCGAGTGGGCTGAGACCTTGGCACTGCGTGCTGGCAAAGCGGTTACTTATGTTGCAACCGCTCACATCGACCCCACCGACTTGGAGTGGCAGACTCGGATTGAGCACCATCGGCAGCGGCGTCCTCCTGACTGGCAAACATTCGATATGTCAACGAACACTTCAATGGAACTGGCTGAAGTCCTGGGAACAGCCCCTGAGAACCACTGCCTGCTGGTTGATTCCCTGGGAACCTGGCTGGCTAACTACCTGGAACAGGATGAGGATACCTGGGCGAAGACGGCTCAACATTTCCTGGAAAGTCTGGCAAATACAGTTTGTGATGTAATTTTTGTAGCTGAAGAAACGGGTTGGGGGATTGTTCCCGCCTATCCTCTGGGACGGACATTTCGCGATCGCCTTGGCTACCTCACCCGTCAGGTGGGGGCGATCGCGAGTCCGGTCTACCTGGTTACTGCCGGGCATGTCCTGAACTTGAGTGCGCTGGGAATGCCTTTAACAAACCCGGTTTCAATTTCGCCCAGCCTGCAACCAAACGGGTAG
- the yqeK gene encoding bis(5'-nucleosyl)-tetraphosphatase (symmetrical) YqeK gives MRESFHVLHSNFSEDVRLSQTVHQSESLPPNQTDPSEVGREGILNWLSKNVPDARLHHILRVEEMAFRLARHHRLDEKRAAQAGLLHDLAKFFKPRRLLNMAKANKLELDPVEEANPHLLHAEIGAIVARDKFGVRDEAVLQAVRNHTVGRPGMSPLCCVVFLADSLEPGRGDSSELDHLRQLSYQDLYRAVWYTCDYSLRHLVTSRHLIHPRAILTRNWAMQVARGKEGGEKKEEEETKGKKEEEKEKKGGKKGKSGGKRCCRIAG, from the coding sequence ATGCGTGAATCCTTTCATGTTCTGCATTCAAACTTTTCAGAAGACGTCCGGCTTTCGCAGACGGTCCACCAGTCTGAAAGCCTGCCCCCCAATCAGACTGACCCCTCCGAAGTAGGGCGGGAGGGCATCCTCAACTGGCTTTCCAAAAATGTGCCCGATGCCCGACTTCACCATATTTTAAGAGTCGAGGAAATGGCCTTCAGGCTTGCCCGCCATCACAGGCTGGATGAAAAAAGGGCGGCTCAGGCAGGGCTACTCCACGACCTGGCAAAGTTCTTTAAACCCAGGCGCCTGTTGAACATGGCGAAGGCCAACAAATTGGAACTGGACCCGGTTGAAGAAGCCAACCCCCATCTGCTCCACGCAGAAATCGGGGCGATCGTTGCCAGGGATAAATTTGGTGTTCGTGATGAAGCGGTACTTCAGGCTGTGCGAAATCATACTGTGGGGCGCCCTGGAATGAGTCCCCTGTGTTGTGTGGTGTTTTTAGCGGACAGCCTGGAACCGGGGCGAGGAGACAGCTCAGAGTTAGACCATTTGAGGCAGTTAAGCTATCAAGATCTTTATCGGGCAGTCTGGTACACCTGCGACTACTCTCTTCGCCATCTGGTCACGTCCCGTCATCTGATTCACCCCCGTGCCATACTGACCCGGAACTGGGCGATGCAGGTGGCGAGGGGAAAGGAAGGAGGAGAAAAGAAAGAAGAGGAAGAAACGAAAGGGAAAAAAGAGGAGGAAAAGGAGAAAAAAGGAGGAAAAAAAGGGAAAAGCGGGGGAAAGAGGTGTTGCCGAATAGCAGGATGA
- a CDS encoding SpoIID/LytB domain-containing protein: MSLERFSFVLLSQLQLLAQSGKRIGWIGAAFGLAIFFPHFFAEIASAQASSVDLRVAVKNSVSQVTIGSSTQAVVRDGAGRPLGEIAAMNAFIAQPQKDRIAMDRWQAGQFWIEPSAGGYVFIGDRWYRGRTQVVPSGKGLTAINYVNLEQYLYSVLGSEMNGNWPQEALKAQAVAARSYALYQRNRAAGRAFDIGNTQAWQVYEGIAAEAAGTQAAVNATAGQVLTFNGQIIEAVFHSSAGGCTDNVEEVWTQPLPYLRSVKDFDTSSPVARWSRTFSRSELSKRISGVGNILALTPEKTTTCGRIVSMQVTGDAGRRTITGESLRTALGLRSTLFEVVPEQPSTKGKAQIPTAFHINGRGFGHGLGMSQWGAYTLAMQGRNYQDILRHYYQNTELRVIQVK; encoded by the coding sequence ATGTCCTTGGAGCGCTTCTCCTTTGTGCTGCTGTCTCAGCTTCAATTACTGGCTCAATCAGGTAAACGGATCGGGTGGATTGGAGCAGCATTTGGTTTAGCTATTTTCTTCCCGCACTTTTTTGCCGAGATCGCTTCTGCCCAGGCGTCTTCCGTGGATCTGAGGGTGGCAGTCAAAAATAGTGTCAGCCAGGTGACGATCGGGAGTTCAACTCAGGCCGTTGTCAGAGATGGAGCCGGTCGCCCCCTGGGTGAAATTGCAGCCATGAATGCTTTTATTGCTCAACCTCAAAAAGACAGAATTGCAATGGATCGCTGGCAAGCCGGGCAGTTCTGGATTGAGCCAAGTGCTGGAGGGTATGTCTTTATTGGCGATCGCTGGTATCGTGGCCGCACCCAGGTAGTGCCCAGTGGCAAAGGATTGACGGCGATTAACTATGTCAATCTGGAGCAGTACCTTTACAGCGTATTGGGCAGCGAAATGAATGGAAACTGGCCCCAGGAAGCGTTGAAAGCCCAGGCAGTGGCCGCCCGCTCCTATGCCCTCTATCAGCGCAATCGTGCGGCGGGTAGAGCCTTTGATATCGGCAATACTCAGGCATGGCAGGTTTATGAGGGCATTGCGGCGGAAGCCGCCGGAACGCAAGCCGCCGTTAATGCCACCGCTGGACAGGTATTAACCTTCAATGGGCAAATCATTGAAGCGGTATTTCATTCATCCGCGGGCGGGTGTACGGATAATGTGGAAGAAGTCTGGACGCAACCCTTGCCTTATTTGCGATCGGTTAAAGATTTTGATACCAGTTCACCCGTCGCTCGCTGGTCAAGAACCTTTTCCCGCAGTGAACTGAGCAAGCGCATCTCCGGAGTTGGCAACATTCTGGCACTTACCCCTGAAAAAACGACGACCTGTGGGCGGATTGTTTCCATGCAGGTAACTGGAGATGCTGGCAGGCGAACCATTACGGGTGAAAGTCTCCGCACTGCCCTGGGGTTAAGGAGCACACTGTTTGAAGTGGTTCCAGAGCAGCCCTCTACGAAAGGAAAAGCCCAAATTCCAACTGCGTTTCATATCAATGGGCGTGGGTTTGGTCATGGGTTGGGGATGAGCCAGTGGGGGGCTTACACTTTAGCCATGCAGGGTCGCAACTATCAGGATATTCTGAGGCACTATTACCAGAATACGGAGCTAAGAGTCATTCAGGTGAAGTAG
- a CDS encoding type IV pilin-like G/H family protein — protein sequence MNLTGLKWGYLSVCSHVLVASLLVGGSSLAQIATDHSLPAIAQAADGSKTEPLARDPIVQKLIGKWQTIRPPAAEVESATFAFAPDGKLTVLMARASGELGVVQMGYQINPNTQPIHLNLILSNRSDEIVRTILGFTQEGLLRMQISGIDPTTPRPSSFTADEPLLRKISTIPSLQPDLQAVTRQIAGRTRESEGKLYVSSLIQAEMAYFLANGKYGRAIDQLGTGFQPETENYRYEIVSDADTQWVGVRGLAKRLGLKSFVGIVFTVTEKTGPFVLMAKVCQSKEPTRLPPRFPDLVTTDSGAEPRIHCGEETQPI from the coding sequence ATGAATCTTACTGGTTTGAAGTGGGGATATCTGTCGGTGTGCAGCCATGTACTGGTGGCCTCTCTCCTGGTTGGGGGAAGCAGCCTGGCGCAGATTGCAACCGATCATTCCCTCCCTGCCATTGCCCAGGCGGCTGATGGTAGTAAAACCGAACCCCTGGCCCGGGACCCGATTGTTCAAAAGTTGATTGGTAAGTGGCAAACGATTCGACCGCCTGCGGCTGAGGTCGAGAGTGCGACCTTTGCCTTTGCGCCAGATGGGAAGTTGACTGTGCTGATGGCAAGAGCGTCGGGTGAGTTGGGAGTGGTCCAGATGGGGTATCAGATCAATCCCAACACCCAGCCAATTCACTTGAACCTGATTCTGTCCAATCGCTCAGACGAAATAGTCAGAACCATTTTGGGGTTCACACAGGAGGGGTTACTGCGGATGCAAATTTCTGGCATAGACCCAACCACTCCAAGGCCATCCAGTTTTACAGCAGACGAGCCACTGCTGCGCAAGATTTCTACCATTCCCTCCCTCCAACCTGATCTGCAAGCAGTGACCCGGCAAATTGCCGGGCGCACTCGGGAATCGGAAGGCAAACTCTATGTCAGTTCCCTCATTCAGGCAGAGATGGCTTACTTTCTGGCCAATGGAAAGTATGGGAGGGCAATTGATCAGTTGGGAACTGGATTTCAGCCAGAAACTGAAAACTACCGCTATGAAATTGTGTCGGATGCGGATACTCAATGGGTCGGCGTTCGAGGACTGGCAAAGCGCCTTGGGCTGAAAAGCTTTGTGGGGATTGTATTTACAGTAACGGAGAAGACAGGACCTTTTGTTTTGATGGCGAAAGTTTGCCAATCTAAGGAGCCTACGCGCCTCCCACCTCGATTCCCCGATCTGGTGACAACCGATTCAGGAGCGGAGCCTCGCATCCACTGTGGTGAAGAGACGCAACCGATTTGA
- a CDS encoding ribonuclease Z encodes MQITFLGTSSGVPTRIRNVSGVALRLPQRAEFWLFDCGEGTQHQILRSDIKISQLTRIFITHMHGDHIFGLMGLLASCGLAGNVQRIDIYGPPDLDDYLKACRRYSQTHFSYPIKVHTVRPGIVFEDKEFTVSCELLKHRVPAFGYRVAEKDRPGHFDVQRASALGIPPGPIYGRLKQGEVIVLPDGQRVNGADLCGPTQVGRKLAYCTDTIFCEAAVSLAQDADVLIHEATFAHQDAELAYQRLHSTSTMAAQVALAAQVQQLIMTHFSPRYAPGNEVEVKDLLAEARAIFPRTELASDFWTYSIPRRELAALSKI; translated from the coding sequence TTGCAAATCACATTTCTCGGAACCAGTTCTGGCGTCCCCACCCGGATACGGAATGTTTCAGGTGTTGCCCTGCGCCTGCCCCAAAGAGCAGAATTTTGGTTATTTGACTGTGGTGAAGGCACTCAACATCAAATTCTGCGTAGTGATATCAAAATCAGCCAGTTGACCCGCATTTTTATTACTCATATGCATGGGGACCATATTTTTGGGTTGATGGGGTTACTGGCAAGCTGTGGACTGGCTGGAAACGTCCAGCGAATCGATATCTATGGTCCCCCTGATCTGGATGATTACTTGAAGGCCTGTCGCCGCTATTCTCAAACTCATTTTTCCTATCCGATAAAAGTTCATACGGTACGCCCAGGGATAGTATTTGAAGACAAAGAGTTTACCGTTAGCTGTGAATTGTTGAAGCATCGAGTTCCTGCGTTTGGCTATCGGGTGGCTGAAAAGGACCGACCAGGGCACTTCGATGTTCAGCGGGCAAGTGCCCTGGGAATTCCACCGGGTCCCATCTATGGCAGGTTGAAACAGGGTGAGGTGATTGTTCTGCCAGATGGGCAGCGGGTGAATGGAGCCGACTTGTGTGGTCCAACTCAAGTGGGGCGAAAGTTAGCATACTGCACAGATACGATTTTCTGTGAAGCCGCCGTTAGCCTGGCGCAGGATGCGGATGTGTTGATTCATGAAGCGACCTTCGCTCACCAGGATGCGGAGTTAGCCTATCAGCGCCTGCATTCCACATCGACAATGGCAGCCCAGGTTGCCCTGGCAGCGCAGGTACAACAGTTGATCATGACCCACTTCAGTCCCCGGTATGCGCCTGGCAATGAGGTGGAAGTCAAGGATTTGCTGGCTGAAGCCCGTGCTATTTTTCCAAGAACCGAGCTGGCATCAGACTTCTGGACGTATAGTATTCCACGGCGTGAGCTGGCAGCGCTTTCAAAGATTTAG
- a CDS encoding carbohydrate ABC transporter permease, with the protein MSVNRPLSKFSIRKRFARYLDNGAIAAWLFLTPALILLAIFVLYPIAYLLYLSFTTGSFTRSGIHWSGLRNYWRLVLSPDFWQVLGNTAYFTTATVIPSLVIPLGLAVLLDRTLALRGLLRTAYFIPSITSLVAVGLGFRWLFQTDGPVNQGLSALGLAPIAWLSSPTWAMPVLILLSIWKQLGFNMVVFLAGLQTIPVNRYEAAELDGAGAWQKFWHITLPGLRPTLVFVAVTTAIFTLRSFEQVYVITGGGPLNSTNLLVYYIYDQAFAQFDFGYAAAAATLLLGVTLVLVYFQLKGWGEGGEA; encoded by the coding sequence ATGTCCGTTAATCGCCCGTTGTCCAAATTTTCTATCCGCAAACGCTTCGCCCGCTACCTGGATAATGGGGCGATCGCAGCCTGGCTCTTCCTGACTCCAGCTTTAATATTGCTGGCTATTTTTGTCCTTTACCCAATTGCTTACCTGCTCTATCTCAGCTTCACAACCGGCAGTTTCACCCGTTCAGGAATCCACTGGTCGGGGTTGCGCAACTACTGGCGATTGGTTCTCAGCCCCGACTTCTGGCAGGTGCTTGGCAATACAGCTTACTTCACGACTGCCACCGTCATTCCCAGTCTGGTCATCCCCCTGGGACTTGCCGTTTTGCTGGACCGAACCCTTGCCCTGCGGGGACTGTTGCGGACGGCTTACTTCATCCCTTCCATCACGTCTCTGGTTGCGGTTGGCTTAGGGTTTCGCTGGCTATTTCAGACCGATGGACCCGTCAATCAGGGGCTGAGTGCTTTAGGCCTTGCTCCGATTGCCTGGTTGAGCAGCCCAACCTGGGCAATGCCAGTCTTAATTTTGTTGAGCATCTGGAAACAACTGGGATTCAACATGGTGGTTTTCCTGGCAGGGCTGCAAACAATTCCAGTCAACCGCTACGAAGCAGCAGAACTGGATGGGGCGGGTGCCTGGCAGAAGTTTTGGCATATCACCCTCCCTGGTTTGCGCCCCACCCTGGTATTTGTCGCCGTTACTACTGCCATCTTCACCCTGCGTAGCTTTGAGCAGGTATATGTCATTACGGGTGGCGGGCCATTGAACTCCACTAACCTGTTGGTCTACTACATTTATGACCAGGCATTTGCCCAATTTGACTTTGGTTATGCCGCCGCCGCCGCCACTCTGCTACTGGGGGTGACACTGGTCCTGGTGTATTTCCAGTTGAAAGGTTGGGGAGAGGGAGGCGAAGCGTGA
- a CDS encoding type IV pilus twitching motility protein PilT, translating to MTATKASEDHTAFDASASIRFIIQDAYDRGATALYLQPGRPPFYRLTGKLLPQDHIAPLTPEQFRQYLQEVLNPKQLKYYLEHRKLDADARIPGFMQCRVNCGPTAQGTEAMSLNSIAIDGPGLEVQRQGTVRALVEDAFSQGASDIHLQVGEPPRFRIQGKMVRQESYGRITTRQFDDFLQEVLMPVQLEQFRARQELDTAILYEGLVRCRVNCAQSIMGGSMVLRLISLKVPTLDELGLPDILGYLAEDKQGLILVTGPVNSGKSTTLAAMLRHLNDTLPRKIVTIEDPIEYVHTSNQCLLTQREVGLHTQEFKDALRASLRQDPDVILIGEMRDRETVDTAIRAAMTGHLVLGTLHTKGAVNAFKRLLNFYTPEEQDTVRIQIVDALRAVIAQTLVPTVLGGRTAALEIMLNTDAIRDYLQKGNAEDIYLLMEEGSDGSQTMNQALFDLYEAGVINANDALTASLMPEDLHYMLKNHTRRSSRSGLMSSEYFSR from the coding sequence ATGACCGCAACCAAGGCTTCAGAAGACCACACAGCGTTTGATGCATCTGCATCGATTCGATTTATTATCCAGGATGCCTATGATCGGGGGGCAACGGCGCTGTATCTTCAACCCGGTCGGCCTCCTTTCTACCGGCTAACTGGCAAACTGCTTCCTCAGGATCACATCGCTCCCCTGACGCCAGAGCAGTTTCGCCAGTATCTCCAGGAAGTGTTGAACCCGAAGCAACTTAAGTATTATCTGGAGCACCGCAAGCTGGATGCGGATGCCCGAATTCCTGGTTTCATGCAGTGTCGGGTCAACTGTGGGCCGACGGCCCAGGGGACAGAAGCGATGAGCTTAAACTCAATCGCGATCGATGGTCCCGGACTCGAAGTTCAACGTCAGGGAACGGTTCGCGCTCTGGTTGAAGATGCGTTCTCCCAGGGTGCCTCAGACATTCATCTCCAGGTGGGAGAGCCTCCCCGGTTTCGGATTCAGGGCAAGATGGTGCGGCAAGAGTCTTACGGACGCATTACAACGCGCCAATTTGACGACTTTCTCCAGGAAGTGTTGATGCCAGTTCAGCTTGAGCAATTCCGGGCACGGCAGGAACTGGATACCGCTATCCTCTACGAAGGACTGGTCCGATGCCGGGTTAACTGTGCCCAGTCAATTATGGGCGGCTCAATGGTTCTGCGGCTGATCTCGCTCAAGGTTCCAACCCTGGATGAACTGGGTTTGCCTGATATTCTGGGCTATCTGGCAGAAGATAAACAGGGATTAATTCTGGTCACAGGTCCAGTCAACTCCGGGAAGTCAACGACTCTGGCGGCAATGTTGCGACATCTCAATGACACCCTGCCGCGCAAAATTGTCACCATTGAAGACCCGATTGAATATGTTCATACCTCAAATCAATGTTTGTTGACCCAGCGTGAAGTAGGTCTTCACACCCAGGAGTTTAAAGATGCGCTGCGGGCATCCCTGCGGCAAGATCCGGATGTGATTCTAATTGGGGAAATGCGCGATCGCGAAACCGTAGACACTGCCATCCGCGCCGCGATGACGGGTCACCTGGTCCTGGGAACCCTGCATACAAAGGGGGCTGTCAATGCGTTCAAGCGCCTGTTGAACTTTTACACACCAGAAGAACAAGACACCGTTCGGATTCAGATTGTAGATGCTTTGAGGGCGGTAATTGCCCAAACCCTGGTGCCAACGGTTTTAGGGGGAAGGACGGCTGCCCTTGAAATTATGTTGAACACCGATGCCATCCGAGATTACCTGCAAAAAGGAAATGCCGAGGACATTTATCTCCTGATGGAGGAAGGCAGTGATGGCAGCCAGACGATGAACCAGGCATTGTTTGACCTGTATGAAGCAGGGGTAATCAATGCAAACGACGCCCTCACGGCTTCGCTCATGCCTGAAGATCTGCACTACATGCTGAAAAACCATACCCGGCGCTCCAGTCGTTCAGGTTTAATGTCATCAGAGTATTTCAGTCGATAG
- a CDS encoding CHASE2 domain-containing protein, whose product MTLQKQWHRLGSIPIGVTLFVIALQWSGALQLLEWIILNQWFRLRPPESRTVPIVLVTISESDIQWAGRWPLSDGQLAALLNRVKRDRPIAIGLDLYRDLPIQPRHADLMQVFATTPNLIGITKAVGNTEGPAVPPPPLLQERGQIGANDLLLDADGVVRRNLLSVDQNGRTILALGTRLALLYLEQQGIVSRAGTDGNCTHLGKAKFCRLEPNAGGYVRLDTGGNQTLANFLQISGDIPSVSLVQVMTNQVPAFLFRDKIVLIGAKADSLWGDRFYTPYTTESAETWSGVEIHANVTAQILSSALEGRPLLQPLPEFWEWGWIFLWAGIGTGLGWSLRSLRWAMVLIPGVMFSFLLTVYGLFLLGWWAIAVSPILALTAAGFLSHSYRIWQTLRHSNQLLELKVQERTQELIEKNIALEKAHLAAETAKQVLEYLARTDELTQVANRRCFNEYLNQEWQQMMQANLPLSLILIDIDFFKLYNDTYGHPAGDQCLCKVAAVLQSSVRKSADLVARYGGEEFAIILPNTPMAGAMQIATSIQTTIKHLQIPNQNSSVSQYVTVSMGVVCTVPSSQNSFAQLINKADETLYQAKIGGRNQAIAKELLV is encoded by the coding sequence ATGACTCTACAGAAGCAATGGCACCGTTTGGGCAGCATTCCAATCGGAGTTACCCTGTTTGTCATTGCGTTGCAGTGGTCCGGTGCGCTACAGCTGCTGGAATGGATAATCCTGAATCAATGGTTTCGGTTACGCCCGCCCGAATCCAGGACTGTGCCCATTGTGCTGGTAACCATTTCTGAATCAGATATCCAGTGGGCAGGGCGCTGGCCCCTTTCGGACGGGCAACTGGCTGCACTGCTTAACCGGGTAAAGCGTGACCGCCCCATCGCCATTGGTTTGGATCTCTATCGAGATTTGCCCATTCAACCAAGACATGCCGATCTGATGCAGGTGTTTGCCACCACGCCCAATCTGATTGGCATTACCAAAGCTGTGGGCAACACAGAAGGTCCTGCTGTACCACCGCCCCCCCTCTTGCAAGAGCGTGGCCAGATCGGTGCCAATGATTTGCTGCTGGATGCCGATGGGGTCGTCCGCCGAAACCTGCTTTCAGTGGATCAAAACGGTAGAACCATTCTGGCGCTGGGAACCAGACTGGCATTGCTTTACCTGGAGCAACAGGGAATTGTTTCTCGCGCTGGAACAGATGGCAATTGTACCCATTTAGGAAAAGCAAAATTTTGTCGGTTGGAGCCGAATGCAGGGGGCTATGTCCGGCTCGATACAGGGGGAAACCAGACCCTGGCTAATTTTTTGCAGATTTCCGGTGATATTCCCTCCGTGTCGCTTGTTCAGGTAATGACGAATCAGGTGCCAGCGTTTCTATTCCGGGACAAGATTGTGTTGATTGGGGCAAAAGCAGACAGTTTGTGGGGCGATCGCTTCTACACTCCCTACACCACTGAAAGCGCTGAAACCTGGTCAGGGGTTGAAATCCACGCCAATGTGACGGCACAAATCCTCAGCAGCGCCCTGGAGGGTCGCCCTTTACTGCAACCATTGCCAGAGTTTTGGGAATGGGGCTGGATTTTTCTGTGGGCAGGCATAGGCACCGGTCTGGGATGGTCATTACGCTCCTTACGGTGGGCGATGGTTCTCATTCCGGGGGTGATGTTCAGTTTTCTACTTACCGTCTATGGGTTGTTTTTACTTGGCTGGTGGGCGATCGCCGTTTCTCCAATCCTGGCATTGACCGCAGCGGGATTCCTCAGCCACAGCTATCGGATATGGCAGACCCTCAGGCACAGCAACCAACTGTTGGAACTCAAGGTACAGGAGCGTACTCAGGAACTGATTGAAAAAAACATCGCCCTCGAAAAAGCCCATCTGGCAGCAGAAACCGCAAAGCAAGTACTTGAATATCTGGCTCGAACGGATGAGTTGACTCAGGTTGCCAATCGCCGTTGTTTTAATGAGTATTTGAATCAGGAATGGCAGCAAATGATGCAGGCAAACCTGCCCCTTTCACTGATTCTGATTGATATTGATTTTTTCAAACTTTACAACGATACTTACGGGCATCCCGCCGGGGACCAGTGTTTATGCAAAGTGGCGGCGGTGTTGCAGTCTTCGGTAAGAAAGTCGGCTGATTTAGTGGCTCGCTATGGAGGGGAAGAGTTTGCGATCATCCTGCCCAATACGCCAATGGCAGGAGCAATGCAGATTGCTACCAGTATCCAGACAACCATCAAACATCTGCAAATCCCTAATCAAAATTCTTCCGTTAGCCAATATGTCACCGTCAGCATGGGCGTTGTCTGTACGGTTCCATCCTCTCAGAATTCATTTGCCCAACTCATCAATAAGGCAGACGAAACCCTTTATCAAGCAAAGATAGGGGGACGGAATCAGGCGATCGCGAAGGAACTGCTGGTATAG
- the rsfS gene encoding ribosome silencing factor has protein sequence MPDSSQVSSSTSSVVATSHRGNPPIDLQDPSLRLAQAIARAAEERKGTEIVLLRVTEVSPLADYFVIVTGFSKVQVRAIARSIEEKVEETLQREPIRIEGQAEGTWILMDYGDVIVHTMLPQEREFYSLEAFWGHAERINVAALAS, from the coding sequence ATGCCAGATTCTTCTCAGGTATCATCTTCTACTAGCTCCGTTGTAGCGACCTCCCATAGAGGCAATCCACCGATTGACTTGCAAGATCCAAGTTTGCGCCTGGCGCAGGCGATCGCCCGTGCCGCTGAAGAACGAAAGGGAACTGAGATCGTGCTTCTGCGGGTAACAGAGGTTTCACCCCTGGCAGACTACTTTGTCATTGTCACCGGATTTTCAAAGGTGCAGGTGCGAGCGATTGCACGCTCCATCGAAGAGAAAGTTGAAGAAACGTTGCAACGGGAACCGATTCGGATTGAGGGACAGGCTGAAGGTACCTGGATCTTGATGGACTATGGAGATGTAATCGTCCATACCATGCTGCCGCAAGAGCGAGAGTTTTACAGCCTGGAGGCATTCTGGGGACATGCAGAACGGATTAATGTGGCAGCCCTGGCAAGTTGA